The Puntigrus tetrazona isolate hp1 chromosome 19, ASM1883169v1, whole genome shotgun sequence genome has a segment encoding these proteins:
- the hivep1 gene encoding zinc finger protein 40 isoform X3, translating to MKTLKCHRFKHVSPKKTDKIEEAQKELKDPKVAHKDINESTGRNTESIKGLKRKKVAQNQLKKIPKSPVKKQSQTKKSISPSISASSKEVTPSSSFSNSPSHELPEPQDTEDAPQDASGSRAVKVEHKESLTLEPQVLSHKSTAEEPCVSGPVQADSWCGNGTNKSASPSHTSAPLEVLLKAMEPDFNTLTERKNSNPIGHLGKSVSIPVTYSDYAMTMPAVNFNVQSQPSFVPFNAAKQFYSSVASTGQHTTQQYVNMSGNRQQDKPGFQKSYSVGPSLTLTHAPVPSGSGGFPQSQPPVVQTCQSLSATVPNSIQVPVTPGFNPVQMTTVVNFGASQVSDISAKDQKPKKQGKYVCEYCKRACAKPSVLLKHIRSHTGERPYPCVTCGFSFKTKSNLYKHKKSHAHAIKLGLVKDSGSGSLSQESDKGLATHSDVEESGDSDEEGSAADLDPDSSQSSLTALSESSLHSAGMVPVSQGDSEPSLVFETLKPLVSQKGCEPKVPAALPKVVVHPVNVSPLRADSPRVTDLAPEHATAQRQRDFQSTNLRSNVMVLSSLKEVDCTSPLQDSVSEDEDQHCKSPLGGSHAQLQRQQATDYSQQPQGKCLLSPRSLGSTDSGYFSRSESADQAMSPPSPFVKITPPSETEITKAPQIPPSPVVATVMHVAPVEKTRIPSGQMRPPLETKTLSLEERISKLISDNEAVVDDKQLDSVKPRRTSLSRRGSIDSPKSYIFKDSFQFDLKPPVRRSSSNSDIPKSPFTPTDKSKPVFLLSVPPQYPAMDCLPITRSNSMPTTPGQSALFPNVTPQPHPLRICHSFDDKISSLNDDVFSSAPSTPNPAVHPRTLVRQIAVEDLSTNDGHVLISVHSMDESHHGPIITHELRSKSFEHATERNRKPQQNKGTMYECETCRNRYRKLENFENHKKFYCSELHGPKNKPMHAREIETEVFGRGIQQPLLNRNAVNTGIVEQPIMVRKRRKIKSVGDDDDQSPTETTPPCSRSFDSCQTSTGLIGRPYSQHTQSLSNTAVLGQIQIIGRAAESQESRLSPIREAQISTPNKERGDLQRQGSGTSVIRHTNSLSRPNSFETSESIDRSSPVDPVEKEVVKSSVKGHKEAAVNLSSQSYHDRMSIPKCSSQGMEPHGKQTFAIASHGIPVQQSRLVRQNNIQVPEILVTEEPDRDHETPVVESTEKPSETFNWPQRSESLSKLPTEKLPPKKKRIRLAQMEHSSGESSFESSLSRSLSRDSSLSRCSSISASFDRDDPPRSDSPSRVDSVGKPPEAQGIPVANNTLGVPGMMRRATSEQISCTQSSLEISCDYRSKSFDCSSMSPSRPLSPMQTALPKMSHCPPTTQVPLIERRRGPLVRQMSLKIAPEPQLPVKQTPPIQRVSFTNECSGSQPRSVNMNTSTLVHSVALHSGEAPLPKNEQVVQSINLGSQTQQPQVHGLPHPWHQTSRVVACHVQPLVQMVAGQTDVQKSSEEKNKKSFVPKYQMNCSVLKTGQTYPLAGVQGTQITLPVITIPIANEIKVSQSNDGMQNVYVAQPGYQAVISKPPIVLPAGPQVDTASHITPVSTPVPQILITHEHTLAPASVASKVSFPTVHVANSDSKTGPEIQAHRQPGSVAIQMKNNMKSTEQNQTTEQSILSLGSLHCTQKLASANLCPQESTASSKRMLSPANSLDIAMEKTQKRAKDEHGAACLTDGRSLNYLNSKMSEMTRQRKLMLVRQVCTTEPVDSPIETDAPEQLPETSEADKNTHTPVSQTTTEVSEQEMESRTPTTPATCSSPRVQNYTMPENSTLKPLEKPEEQRWSPSKSPLRPPTFQGQVKLASSVSVVNTRDSHRLSFPSLKTATTFTWCFLMKRKPLHIQQADQRISAYSAWVVNPNNPNPLGLPTKVVMSLFDSKQTSKKIHYTQAKTTTLKSDILTYSGKLKDILPKVLIQQRSVPTENSGKTKPETQPINQTESDRDSSKSEPQRVKIFDGGYKSNEEYVYVRGRGRGKYICEECGIRCKKPSMLRKHIRTHSDIRPFHCTHCNFSFKTKGNLTKHMKSKAHSKKCMEMGIAVGIIEDQDTEDSGDRGRAGSAERQDSDGDDSDGPDDEDNDGEEEDEEDSQAESGLSATPSVSASPQHLPANQADMAPSSLLAKMSISPNRSPAPQSQPPQASDSQTSDTESVAMTSPVLLVRQMSISASCSSPGSCPTSFTSHPALASESHTSDTDSVHMMSPVSPCRQMSIDYPDFDVPPSPPVPGKGGKLGQVRPVSSQSLSFPSCIPPSLHVHLTPYQYPTPYAFQCLESRMPGTSAKLL from the exons ATGAAAACTCTGAAGTGTCACAGATTCAAACATGTCAGCCCAAAGAAAACAG ataaaataGAGGAAGCACAGAAGGAGCTCAAAGACCCCAAAGTTGCACACAAAG ACATAAATGAAAGTACTGGCAGAAACACTGAAAGCATCAAAGGACTGAAGAGGAAAAAAGTGGCACAAAACCAGCTAAAGAAAATTCCCAAATCTCCTGTTAAAAAGCAATCACAGACCAAGAAATCCATTTCTCCAAGCATCTCTGCTTCATCCAAGGAGGTCACACCCTCCTCTTCtttttcaaacagtccatcacaTGAATTGCCTGAACCTCAAGATACTGAAGATGCACCACAGGATGCATCTGGATCTAGAGCAGTAAAAGTGGAGCACAAAGAGTCATTAACCTTAGAGCCACAGGTTCTCAGTCACAAAAGTACTGCAGAGGAACCTTGTGTTTCAGGGCCTGTGCAGGCAGATAGCTGGTGTGGCAACGGCACCAACAAAAGCGCATCTCCTTCTCACACAAGTGCTCCTCTTGAGGTACTGCTCAAGGCTATGGAGCCAGATTTCAATACACTGACAGAAAGGAAAAACAGCAATCCAATAGGGCATCTTGGAAAATCAGTTTCTATTCCTGTCACTTATTCAGACTATGCTATGACTATGCCTGCCGTAAATTTCAATGTCCAGTCACAACCCTCATTTGTACCATTCAATGCAGCCAAACAGTTCTACAGCAGTGTGGCATCTACAGGGCAACACACAACACAGCAGTATGTGAACATGTCAGGAAATCGTCAGCAGGACAAACCAGGATTCCAGAAAAGCTATAGTGTGGGTCCTTCACTTACCTTGACACATGCACCTGTTCCATCTGGATCAGGTGGCTTTCCTCAGAGCCAGCCCCCTGTTGTTCAAACATGCCAGTCTTTGTCAGCCACAGTCCCAAACTCAATTCAAGTCCCTGTCACACCAGGTTTCAACCCTGTTCAGATGACAACGGTGGTCAATTTTGGTGCAAGCCAAGTATCTGATATCTCTGCAAAAgatcaaaaaccaaaaaagcaaGGGAAGTATGTCTGCGAATACTGTAAAAGAGCTTGTGCCAAGCCAAGTGTGCTTCTAAAACACATAAGGTCTCACACAGGAGAAAGACCTTACCCATGTGTGACGTGtggtttttcatttaaaacaaagagCAACTTATACAAGCATAAGAAGTCTCATGCACATGCTATCAAACTGGGTTTGGTAAAAGACTCCGGAAGTGGATCCCTCTCTCAAGAGTCGGACAAAGGCCTGGCCACACATTCTGATGTGGAGGAAAGCGGGGACAGTGATGAGGAAGGTAGTGCAGCAGACCTAGACCCAGATTCTTCACAAAGCAGCCTAACGGCACTGTCTGAGAGCAGTCTGCATAGTGCAGGCATGGTACCAGTAAGCCAAGGAGATTCCGAGCCTTCACTAGTGTTTGAAACTCTGAAACCATTGGTTTCTCAGAAAGGATGTGAGCCAAAGGTCCCTGCTGCTCTCCCTAAAGTGGTTGTTCACCCTGTAAATGTTTCACCCTTGCGTGCAGACAGCCCAAGAGTTACAGATTTGGCACCTGAACATGCCACAGCTCAGAGGCAAAGGGATTTTCAGTCAACAAACTTGCGGTCCAATGTAATGGTTCTGTCCTCACTGAAAGAAGTGGATTGCACAAGTCCTCTACAAGATTCAGTTAGCGAGGATGAAGATCAGCATTGTAAATCACCACTAGGAGGCAGCCATGCCCAGCTACAAAGGCAACAAGCAACTGATTACTCTCAACAACCACAAGGCAAATGTCTGCTTAGTCCTCGAAGTCTTGGAAGCACTGACTCTGGCTACTTTTCACGTTCTGAGAGTGCAGATCAAGCTATGAGTCCCCCAAGTCCTTTTGTTAAGATAACTCCACCTTCAGAAACTGAAATTACAAAAGCCCCACAAATTCCCCCATCCCCTGTTGTGGCAACTGTCATGCATGTAGCACCTGTTGAGAAGACTCGAATTCCTTCAGGACAAATGCGTCCTCCATTAGAAACCAAAACTCTTTCGCTTGAGGAGCGAATCTCAAAGCTGATCTCAGACAATGAGGCTGTTGTGGATGACAAACAACTAGACAGTGTCAAACCCAGGAGGACTTCCCTTTCACGAAGGGGGAGCATTGACTCCCCTAAATCCTACATATTTAAAGACTCTTTTCAATTTGATCTAAAACCGCCAGTAAGAAGATCTAGCTCCAACTCGGACATACCAAAATCGCCATTTACTCCGACAGACAAATCCAAGCCAGTATTTCTTCTTTCTGTACCACCTCAGTATCCAGCTATGGACTGTTTACCAATTACAAGAAGTAATTCAATGCCTACAACACCTGGTCAGTCAGCTCTCTTCCCCAATGTAACACCTCAGCCTCACCCACTAAGGATCTGTCATTCATTTGATGACAAGATTAGTTCACTAAATGATGATGTGTTCTCTTCAGCTCCTTCTACTCCCAATCCTGCTGTGCATCCTCGTACACTAGTGAGACAGATAGCAGTTGAGGATTTGTCCACAAATGATGGTCATGTTCTTATCTCTGTTCATTCTATGGATGAGAGCCATCACGGACCAATTATTACACATGAACTGCGAAGCAAGTCTTTTGAGCATGCAACAGAAAGAAACCGAAAACCCCAGCAAAATAAAGGGACAATGTATGAATGTGAGACTTGCCGTAACCGTTACAGAAAACTGGAAAATTTTGAAAATCACAAGAAGTTTTATTGTTCTGAACTGCATGGTCCAAAAAACAAGCCTATGCATGCCAGAGAGATTGAGACAGAAGTTTTCGGACGTGGAATTCAGCAGCCccttttaaacagaaatgctgtAAATACTGGCATTGTAGAGCAACCCATTATGgtaagaaaaagaaggaaaattaAAAGTGTTGGAGATGATGATGACCAGTCTCCAACTGAAACCACTCCTCCATGTTCAAGAAGTTTTGACTCATGCCAGACCTCTACAGGTTTGATAGGGAGACCTTATTCTCAGCATACCCAGTCCTTAAGTAACACTGCTGTTTTAGGACAAATACAGATAATTGGAAGAGCTGCAGAATCACAGGAGTCAAGACTATCTCCAATAAGAGAGGCTCAGATCAGCACACCAAATAAAGAAAGAGGAGACCTCCAGAGACAAGGAAGTGGAACTTCAGTCATTCGACATACCAACTCCCTCAGCCGACCAAATTCTTTTGAAACATCTGAGTCCATTGACAGGTCATCTCCAGTGGATCCAGTGGAAAAGGAAGTAGTAAAGAGCTCTGTAAAAGGTCATAAAGAGGCTGCAGTGAATTTATCTTCACAGAGTTACCATGACAGAATGTCTATACCCAAATGTTCCAGCCAAGGAATGGAACCTCATGGTAAGCAAACCTTTGCCATTGCTAGTCATGGTATACCTGTACAGCAATCACGGCTTGTGCGGCAGAACAACATTCAGGTCCCTGAAATCTTAGTAACAGAGGAACCAGACAGAGATCATGAAACTCCAGTTGTAGAATCAACAGAGAAACCTTCAGAAACATTCAACTGGCCTCAGAGGAGTGAGAGCTTGTCTAAACTGCCAACAGAAAAACTCCCTCCAAAGAAAAAGCGCATACGACTTGCGCAAATGGAACACTCTTCTGGTGAATCTAGCTTTGAGTCAAGTCTCTCTCGTAGCCTTAGTAGAGATAGTAGCTTGTCAAGGTGCTCTAGTATTTCAGCCTCTTTTGACAGAGATGATCCACCAAGATCTGACAGCCCATCAAGGGTTGATAGTGTTGGGAAGCCACCTGAAGCTCAAGGGATCCCTGTAGCAAACAACACTCTTGGAGTGCCAGGCATGATGAGACGTGCTACCTCAGAACAAATTAGCTGCACTCAGTCATCATTGGAAATTTCATGTGACTACCGTAGCAAATCCTTTGATTGCAGCAGCATGTCACCCAGCAGGCCTTTGTCACCAATGCAGACTGCCCTGCCAAAAATGTCACATTGTCCTCCAACTACCCAGGTGCCTCTCATTGAAAGAAGAAGGGGTCCTCTGGTACGTCAGATGTCCTTAAAGATTGCACCAGAACCTCAATTACCAGTGAAACAGACTCCCCCCATCCAAAGAGTCTCCTTTACTAATGAATGCTCTGGGTCCCAACCTAGATCAGTAAATATGAACACATCTACACTTGTTCATTCTGTTGCTTTACATTCTGGAGAGGCCCCACTACCGAAAAATGAGCAAGTGGTTCAAAGCATCAATCTTGGAAGCCAAACTCAACAGCCCCAAGTTCATGGTCTTCCACATCCATGGCATCAGACCTCAAGGGTTGTGGCATGCCATGTACAACCTCTTGTCCAAATGGTGGCTGGTCAAACAGATGTTCAGAAGAgctctgaggaaaaaaataagaagagcTTTGTACCAAAATACCAAATGAATTGCTCTGTACTGAAAACAGGCCAGACATACCCTTTAGCAGGTGTACAAGGCACACAGATCACTTTGCCAGTGATAACTATACCAATTGCTAATGAAATTAAAGTCTCTCAGTCAAATGATGGAATGCAAAATGTCTATGTAGCACAACCAGGTTATCAGGCTGTAATCAGTAAGCCCCCAATTGTACTGCCTGCTGGTCCGCAAGTTGATACAGCATCTCATATAACACCAGTATCTACACCTGTACCACAGATTCTAATCACCCATGAGCACACCCTAGCACCTGCTTCTGTGGCTTCTAAGGTTAGCTTCCCTACGGTACATGTTGCAAACAGTGATTCAAAGACTGGACCAGAAATTCAAGCTCACAGGCAACCTGGGTCTGTTGCTATACAGatgaaaaacaatatgaaaTCTACTGAGCAAAACCAAACCACTGAGCAAAGCATCCTGTCTCTGGGTTCACTGCATTGTACACAAAAACTGGCATCTGCAAATTTATGTCCCCAAGAGTCTACTGCCTCAAGCAAGCGTATGCTTTCTCCTGCCAATAGCCTGGACATTGCAatggaaaaaacacagaaacggGCTAAAGATGAGCATGGAGCTGCGTGCCTCACAGATGGTAGATCTCTAAACTACTTGAACTCAAAGATGTCAGAAATGACCAGGCAGAGGAAGTTAATGCTGGTTAGACAGGTCTGTACCACAGAGCCAGTGGATAGCCCAATTGAGACTGATGCCCCAGAACAATTGCCAGAGACTTCAGAAGCTGACAAGAACACTCACACACCAGTATCTCAGACAACAACTGAGGTCAGTGAACAGGAAATGGAGAGCAGAACTCCCACAACACCTGCAACATGTTCTTCACCCAGAGTTCAAAACTATACCATGCCTGAAAATTCCACTCTGAAGCCACTAGAAAAACCTGAGGAGCAGAGATGGTCTCCATCCAAATCTCCTCTGAGGCCTCCAACGTTTCAGGGACAAGTGAAGTTAGCTTCTTCTGTGTCTGTTGTCAACACCAGAGACAGTCATCGCTTGTCTTTCCCTAGTCTGAAAACAGCTACAACCTTCACCTGGTGTTTTCTCATGAAAAGGAAACCCCTTCACATTCAACAGGCAGACCAGAGGATCTCTGCCTACTCTGCATGGGTAGTAAACCCCAATAATCCCAATCCATTGGGGCTTCCCACAAAAGTAGTGATGTCACTGTTTGACTCCAAACAGACATCCAAGAAAATACACTACACCCaggcaaaaacaacaactttaaaatCTGACATCTTGACCTACTCTGGGAAGCTAAAGGACATATTGCCAAAA gttttgattcAGCAAAGATCTGTGCCAACTGAGAATagtggaaaaacaaaaccagagaCTCAACCAATTAATCAGACAGAGTCTGACAGAGATTCTTCCAAATCTGAACCCCAGCGAGTGAAGATTTTTGATGGAGG TTACAAGTCGAATGAGGAGTATGTGTATGTTAGAGGGCGTGGAAGAGGAAAATACATCTGTGAAGAATGTGGAATCCGCTGCAAAAAACCTAGCATGCTGCGGAAACACATCCGTACTCATTCGGACATCCGGCCATTTCACTGCACCCACTGCAACTTCTCTTTCAAGACCAAAG GGAACCTAACTAAGCACATGAAGTCCAAAGCCCACAGCAAGAAGTGCATGGAAATGGGAATTGCTGTGGGTATTATTGAAGACCAGGACACAGAAGACTCAG GTGATCGAGGTAGAGCAGGAAGTGCTGAGAGACAAGACTCAGATGGTGATGACTCTGATGGCCCAGACGATGAAGACAATGATGGGGAagaggaagacgaggaggaCAGTCAGGCAGAGTCTGGCCTTTCTGCAACACCTTCTGTTTCTGCAAGCCCACAGCATCTTCCTGCTAACCAGGCTGACATGGCTCCTAGCTCTCTGCTGGCGAAGATGTCCATCAGCCCGAATAGAAGCCCAGCTCCCCAATCTCAGCCTCCTCAAGCTTCAGACTCCCAGACTTCAGACACAGAGTCTGTGGCTATGACAAGTCCAGTTTTGTTGGTCAGACAGATGTCAATTTCTGCGTCCTGCTCAAGCCCTGGCTCTTGTCCCACCTCTTTCACATCCCACCCTGCCCTTGCCTCAGAATCCCACACCTCTGATACGGACTCTGTGCACATGATGAGCCCAGTGTCACCTTGCAGGCAGATGTCCATCGACTACCCTGACTTTGATGTTCCCCCTAGTCCCCCAGTGCCAGGCAAGGGTGGCAAGCTCGGCCAGGTGAGACCCGTGTCCTCGCAGTCATTGTCTTTCCCGTCATGCATCCCTCCCTCTCTACATGTACACCTCACCCCATACCAGTACCCGACCCCATATGCATTCCAATGTCTTGAGTCTCGCATGCCTGGCACGTCAGCAAAACTGCTTTGA